Proteins encoded together in one Telopea speciosissima isolate NSW1024214 ecotype Mountain lineage chromosome 6, Tspe_v1, whole genome shotgun sequence window:
- the LOC122664812 gene encoding probable inactive nicotinamidase At3g16190 — MADQMKKTAMLVIDMQNDFILPGKPLQVAGGQAIIPNVIKAVEVARERGILVVWVVREHDPMGRDVELYRMHMYGEGKENPVSMNNVGSELVDGLEIQKGDYKLVKTRFSAFFGTNLHSFLQRVGINSLVVTGVQTPNCVRQTVIEALELDYQPITVITDASAAATPEVHNANLFDMKNVGIATPTLKEWLESIA, encoded by the exons ATGGCAGACCAAATGAAGAAAACAGCTATGCTAGTCATAGACATGCAG AACGATTTTATTCTTCCAGGGAAACCCCTGCAGGTAGCTGGTGGCCAAGCTATTATTCCTAATGTCATTAAAGCCGTCGAAGTTGCAAGGGAGCGTGGCATTCTTGTAGTTTGG GTTGTCCGGGAACATGACCCAATGGGAAGAGATGTCGAACTCTACCGGATGCACATGTATGGTGAAGGCAAAGAAAATCCAGTTAGCATGAACAATGTGGGTTCAGAACTAGTTGATGGTTTGGAGATCCAAAAAGGTGACTACAAGCTTGTGAAGACTCGTTTCAGTGCCTTCTTTGGTACCAACCttcattcttttcttcaaaGAGTTGGCATCAATAGCTTAGTTGTGACAG GAGTTCAAACACCAAATTGTGTCAGGCAAACAGTCATCGAAGCACTCGAGTTGGACTATCAACCTATCACGGTCATTACTGATGCCAGTGCAGCTGCCACACCGGAAGTACATAATG CAAACCTTTTCGACATGAAAAACGTTGGAATTGCAACACCAACACTGAAGGAGTGGCTCGAGTCCATTGCATGA
- the LOC122664806 gene encoding 21 kDa seed protein-like, giving the protein MSLQLLISSLLIFSFALQSKGEHSAHSHTQSVLDTDGNELRAGEPYYIVSAYRRGRGGGVSFDRVESSRKAMVNQHASDKNFGTPVMFFPASNSQEKEDLERVLRETSRSPSPARERIIRESTDLNIRFSEMPVVWQVGESKQSSSSPSQMRHVMLGGQPGHPGSSTVRNWFKIESMSRSSPEYRLTYCPNVCESCQVMCGNIGVTMESGKRWLSVSQNREFPFVFVKANRS; this is encoded by the coding sequence atgtctctccaacttctcatctcatctctcttGATTTTCTCCTTTGCTCTGCAATCTAAAGGTGAACACTCGGCCCATTCCCATACCCAATCGGTGCTCGATACTGATGGCAATGAGCTTCGAGCAGGCGAACCCTACTACATCGTCTCAGCCTATCGAAGGGGCCGTGGAGGTGGTGTCTCATTCGACCGTGTCGAGAGCTCTCGCAAGGCCATGGTTAATCAACATGCTTCAGACAAGAACTTTGGTACACCAGTAATGTTTTTCCCAGCATCAAATTCACAAGAAAAGGAGGATCTAGAGAGGGTACTCAGAGAGACCTCTAGAAGTCCATCCCCGGCACGAGAGAGAATTATCCGGGAATCAACTGACTTGAACATTAGGTTCTCTGAGATGCCGGTTGTTTGGCAGGTCGGAGAATCAAAGCAATCATCATCGTCTCCAAGCCAGATGAGGCATGTAATGCTTGGAGGTCAACCAGGTCACCCTGGCTCCTCAACCGTGAGGAATTGGTTCAAGATTGAGAGCATGAGCAGATCTAGCCCCGAGTACCGGCTAACTTACTGCCCTAACGTGTGCGAGTCATGCCAAGTTATGTGTGGGAACATCGGTGTAACGATGGAGAGTGGGAAGAGGTGGCTTTCTGTTTCTCAGAATAGGGAGTTTCCCTTTGTGTTTGTGAAGGCCAACCGTAGTTAG